CATAACAACAATCCTTCCAGGACCCCGCCTATCCACCCACTGTATTGGCCCTTGATCTGGCTGAACTGAATTCCATTCCAGAGTTTGTCAGCCTTGTTTTGGCCGTTTATAATCAGGTGGACATTCTGATCAACAATGGTGGAATCAGTGTACGAGCGGATGTGGCATCCACAGCAGTGGATGTGGATCTCAAGGTGATGGTGGTCAACTATTTTGGCAGCGTGGCCCTAACTAAAGGTGAACTATACCCCGTTTTGCATAGAAAATTGAATaaacttgttttatttcttagcTTTGCTGCCGTCTATGGTAAAACGTGGTAGTGGCCACATATGCTTCGTTAGCTCTGTTCAGGGAAAATTTGCAATTCCCCAGAGGGCCGCCTATTCTGCCTCGAAGCATGCCATGCAGGCTTTTGCCGATTCTCTGCGAGCTGAAGTGGCCAACAAGAACATAAACGTGTCCTGCGTGAGTCCTGGCTATATACGCACTCAGCTCTCACTAAATGCTTTAACAGGATCCGGGAGCAGCTATGGAAGTTAGTAAATTGGCAGTTCTTCTCTGTTTTTcaccttaattttttttgaaaataataattataccCTCTCTAGAAATGGACGAAACCACGGCTAAGGGCATGTCCCCTGATAAACTAGCAGAACGCATTCTGCAATGCATTCTCCGCAAAGAACCCGATATAATTGTCAGCGACGTTCAGGCAAAGATTGCCTATTACCTTCGTCATCTTTGCCCAAGCCTTTACTTTTGGATCATGGCAAAGCGCGCCTCGAAGCTGGAGAAAGCTGAAAAGAAGTCCACTTAAGTTTAGTTCAGGTCACGTAGAACTTCCATAAGTAttagtttcgtttttattgttaattgaattttgcttaaaatgaGGAAATTATAAAGTATcgcatatgtgtgtgtatgttcGGGTTAAAAATTAGTTACACTCGTGTGTGTTATTGCCTAACAATaagattaataaataaagtattgtAGTAATCGTAACATAAAGTACAACTGAATTGTCACACATGTGCTTTTTGTTCGCTAATCATAATACATACgttaattattgttttgaattgtctttaaaatattaattcgTAAAATGCTAGTATTCACTTCTTTGCTcttcggtttttgttttcttttgttcgtttcatttcattttttattttttcgactTCTTAGAGACATTTACGCGTTCTTAATTGacaaaattacatatttttatgtaGGTTGTTGGATGGGTGATGTGGTCTTGgacaacatttaaaactaGGGGTAGGCGATGGTTTCGTGGGGGATCGGGAGACGTAAATACGTGTTTATAATTCATTTagctaaattataaaaatagcaTTAATCCATCTCgtgaaaagtataaaaattaattacaattgaGGTACACAATACACATACAGATTTAAAAATCGTTTGCAGTTTTAcaattacatttatatttatgtatatttagaTTAAAATCAATCGGTTTCTTATATACATTACACAAAAATTGTTCATTTCGCGCTAAATAGTCTTTTTGTCACGCTCAAAATACTCTCGTCCATTCATCTTAGACAATaatcatttgcatttaattatatacagTACACAAACATTGGCAATATTCAAAATGTTCT
This genomic window from Drosophila gunungcola strain Sukarami chromosome 3R, Dgunungcola_SK_2, whole genome shotgun sequence contains:
- the LOC128252901 gene encoding dehydrogenase/reductase SDR family protein 7-like, which produces MKVQDLDKCAPSSDWNVLYWVLGTILMPVALPLALFNIWKRLKAQKYRNQLPAKVVLITGASSGLGESLAHVFYRAGCKVILAARRTQELERVKKDLLALDVDPAYPPTVLALDLAELNSIPEFVSLVLAVYNQVDILINNGGISVRADVASTAVDVDLKVMVVNYFGSVALTKALLPSMVKRGSGHICFVSSVQGKFAIPQRAAYSASKHAMQAFADSLRAEVANKNINVSCVSPGYIRTQLSLNALTGSGSSYGKMDETTAKGMSPDKLAERILQCILRKEPDIIVSDVQAKIAYYLRHLCPSLYFWIMAKRASKLEKAEKKST